A stretch of Rhododendron vialii isolate Sample 1 chromosome 4a, ASM3025357v1 DNA encodes these proteins:
- the LOC131322330 gene encoding CASP-like protein 4B1 has translation MTSTEEPTKTAPTAPPAGDVESQTPATGFGVPGILSRWRREDLLKKGSLVLRVMGFLFSLLAFIIMASNSHGGWEDFDKYEEYRYVLAIAILSTLYTGAQALRQVQEMSTGKQFFPARTLALVDFFGDQIVAYLLISAASSAIPITNRMREGADNIFTDSSAAAISMEILAFLALAFSALIPGYKLSNQSYI, from the exons ATGACGAGTACCGAAGAACCGACGAAGACGGCGCCGACGGCACCGCCTGCCGGAGACGTGGAGAGCCAGACGCCGGCGACGGGGTTCGGGGTCCCGGGGATCCTTAGCAGATGGAGGAGAGAGGATTTATTGAAGAAAGGGTCGTTGGTTTTGAGGGTAATGGGTTTTCTGTTTTCGCTTCTTGCTTTCATTATCATGGCCAGTAACAGTCACGGCGGTTGGGAAGATTTCGACAAATATGAAGAATACAG GTATGTGTTGGCAATAGCGATTTTATCAACGCTGTACACTGGGGCGCAAGCTCTGCGGCAAGTTCAAGAGATGTCAACTGGAAAACAATTTTTCCCTGCACGGACTTTGGCGTTGGTTGACTTCTTTGGTGATCAG ATTGTGGCATACTTGTTGATATCTGCAGCATCGTCGGCCATTCCCATCACAAATAGGATGCGAGAGGGGGCAGACAACATATTCACAGACTCCTCTGCCGCGGCAATTAGCATGGAGATCTTGGCATTCCTGGCGCTTGCATTTTCCGCCCTCATCCCTGGATATAAACTATCAAATCAATCTTATATCTAA